A DNA window from Alligator mississippiensis isolate rAllMis1 chromosome 11, rAllMis1, whole genome shotgun sequence contains the following coding sequences:
- the RGMA gene encoding repulsive guidance molecule A, whose product MQPFRERLVVKPGAGWMGMGRGAGATALGFFHILPVFLCIFPSATSPCKILKCNSEFWAATSGSHHLGTEEAPEFCTALRAYAHCTRRTARTCRGDLAYHSAVHGIDDLMVQHNCSKDGPTSQPRLRTLPPGDSQERSDSPEICHYEKSFHKHSAPPNYTHCGLFGDPHIRTFTDSFQTCKVQGAWPLIDNNYLNVQVTNTPVLPGSTATATSKLTIIFKSFQECVDQKVYQAEMDELPAAFADGSKNGGDKHGANSLKITEKVSGQHIEIQAKYIGTTIVVRQVGRYLTFAVRMPEEVVNAVEDRDNQGLYLCLRGCPLNQQIDFQTFRSSQSTEGRARRKGPSLPATPEAFTYETATAKCREKLPVEDLYFQSCVFDLLTTGDVNFMLAAYYAFEDVKMLHSNKDKLHLYERTQDLGAGNLAPSGHPQALLALLMALVCLSQCWSVFL is encoded by the exons GGAGAGGCTAGTGGTTAAACCTGGAGCTGGATGGATGGgtatggggagaggggcaggagccacAGCCCTGGGATTCTTCCACATCCTCCCTGTCTTTCTCTGCATCTTCCCTTCAG caaCGTCTCCGTGCAAGATCCTGAAGTGTAACTCTGAGTTTTGGGCCGCCACATCTGGCTCTCACCACCTGGGCACCGAGGAGGCGCCCGAGTTCTGCACGGCTCTCCGGGCATACGCCCACTGCACCCGCCGCACCGCTCGCACCTGCAGGGGGGACCTGGCCTACCATTCTGCCGTTCATGGCATAGACGACCTCATGGTCCAGCACAACTGCTCCAAGGATGGCCCCACCTCACAGCCCCGTCTCCGGACGCTGCCTCCGGGAGACAGCCAGGAGCGCTCCGACAGCCCGGAGATCTGCCACTACGAGAAGAGCTTTCACAAGCACTCAGCGCCCCCAAACTACACCCACTGTGGGCTCTTCGGGGACCCCCACATCAGGACTTTCACAGACAGCTTCCAGACCTGCAAAGTGCAGGGGGCTTGGCCACTCATAGACAATAATTACCTGAATGTCCAAGTCACCAACACACCTGTGCTCCCCGGCTCCACAGCCACTGCAACGAGCAAG CTCACCATCATCTTCAAGAGCTTCCAGGAATGTGTGGACCAAAAAGTGTACCAGGCAGAGATggatgagctccctgctgccttcgCGGATGGCTCCAAGAACGGCGGTGACAAGCACGGTGCCAACAGCCTGAAGATCACAGAGAAAGTATCCGGCCAGCATATTGAGATCCAAGCCAAGTACATCGGCACCACTATTGTGGTGAGGCAGGTGGGCCGCTACCTCACCTTTGCTGTGCGCATGCCCGAGGAGGTCGTGAACGCCGTGGAGGACAGAGACAATCAGGGTCTTTACCTCTGCCTGCGGGGCTGCCCGCTCAACCAGCAGATCGATTTCCAGACCTTCCGCTCTTCTCAGTCCACGGAGGGTCGGGCTCGGAGGAAAGGGCCCAGcctccccgccacccccgaggcttTTACATATGAAACGGCCACAGCCAAGTGCAGGGAGAAGCTCCCTGTGGAAGACCTGTACTTTCAGTCCTGCGTCTTTGACCTCCTGACCACGGGAGATGTCAACTTCATGCTGGCTGCTTATTATGCCTTTGAGGATGTGAAGATGCTTCATTCCAACAAGGACAAGCTGCATCTCTATGAAAGGACACAGGACCTGGGTGCGGGCAACCTGGCCCCCTCAGGGCATCCCCAGGCCCTCCTCGCCCTCTTGATGGCACTGGTGTGTTTGAGTCAGTGCTGGTCAGTGTTCCTATAG